One stretch of Labrus bergylta chromosome 24, fLabBer1.1, whole genome shotgun sequence DNA includes these proteins:
- the igfbp2a gene encoding insulin-like growth factor-binding protein 2-A, protein MIMPRTLMPPTMLSYAGCSLLILSASLAGASLAEMVFRCPGCTAERQALCPKLTEACAEIVREPGCGCCPVCARQEGEMCGVYTPRCSIGLRCYPTPDSELPLEQLVQGQGQCRRKVDTETTTYSHEQREQTSGEAVEPLSEQGVSEIPAIRKPSKETTWLGPKESAVRQHRQEMKAKMKTNKVEETKPARPKQTQCQQELDQILERISKMPFRDNRGPLEDLYALHIPNCDKRGQYNLKQCKMSLHGQRGECWCVNPHTGRPIPSAPTVRGDPNCSQYLRELELELPDTAQI, encoded by the exons ATGATAATGCCCAGAACCCTCATGCCTCCAACAATGCTGTCGTACGCGGGCTGCAGCTTGCTGATCCTCTCTGCGTCCCTCGCCGGTGCCTCCCTGGCCGAGATGGTGTTCCGCTGCCCGGGCTGCACCGCGGAGCGTCAGGCGCTGTGCCCGAAGCTCACCGAGGCTTGCGCGGAGATCGTGCGTGAGCCGGGCTGCGGGTGCTGCCCCGTGTGCGCCCGGCAAGAGGGCGAGATGTGTGGCGTGTACACCCCGAGGTGCTCCATCGGTCTGCGGTGCTACCCGACGCCCGACTCGGAGCTTCCCCTGGAGCAACTGGTGCAGGGCCAGGGCCAGTGCCGGCGCAAAGTGGACACCGAGACCACCACCTACAGCCACGAGCAGCGGGAGCAAACCAGTG GTGAGGCCGTGGAGCCGCTTTCCGAGCAGGGTGTGAGCGAGATCCCGGCCATCAGGAAGCCCAGCAAAGAGACCACCTGGCTGGGCCCCAAAGAGAGCGCCGTACGCCAGCACAGGCAGGAGATGAAAGCCAAGATGAAGACCAACAAGGTGGAGGAGACAAAACCTGCACGGCCCAAACAG acTCAGTGTCAGCAGGAGCTAGACCAGATCCTGGAGAGGATATCCAAGATGCCCTTCAGAGATAACCGAGGTCCCCTGGAAGACTTGTACGCCCTGCACATCCCCAACTGTGACAAGAGGGGGCAGTATAACCTCAAACAG tgcaAGATGTCACTCCACGGTCAGAGGGGTGAGTGCTGGTGCGTCAACCCTCACACCGGCCGACCTATCCCATCAGCCCCCACTGTGAGGGGTGACCCCAACTGCAGCCAGTACctcagagagctggagctggagctccCCGACACGGCCCAGATATAG
- the igfbp5a gene encoding insulin-like growth factor-binding protein 5a, with the protein MLLRIPFLVVTLLSITDCDSSYVPCQLCDKKALSMCPPVPACQLVKEPGCGCCLTCALEEGQACGVYTEPCARGLRCLPKTGEEKPLHALLHGRGVCRNEKLYKLLHPSKDGESHDDAMLPVPESMLPQTKVPLYGIDHISSRKALAMKQAKDRKKQLARLGQTSTLDFTPLSLDKLEPEFGPCRRRLDNLIQSMKDTSRVLALSLYIPNCDKKGFFKRKQCKPSRGRRRGICWCVDRFGVKIPGINYAGGDLQCKELDSSSNSNE; encoded by the exons ATGCTCCTGCGTATTCCCTTCCTGGTTGTCACCCTGCTGAGCATCACCGACTGCGACTCGTCCTACGTGCCCTGCCAGCTGTGCGACAAGAAGGCCCTGTCCATGTGTCCGCCGGTGCCGGCCTGTCAACTTGTCAAGGAACCCGGCTGCGGCTGCTGTCTGACGTGCGCGCTCGAAGAGGGCCAGGCGTGCGGCGTGTACACGGAGCCGTGTGCGCGCGGGCTCCGCTGCCTCCCCAAGACCGGCGAGGAGAAGCCGCTGCACGCGCTGCTGCACGGCCGCGGGGTGTGCAGGAACGAGAAGTTGTACAAACTGCTGCATCCGTCAAAAG ATGGAGAATCTCACGATGACGCCATGCTACCTGTCCCAGAGTCAATGCTTCCCCAAACCAAGGTGCCTTTATATGGAATAGACCACATCAGCAGTCGGAAGGCCCTGGCCATGAAGCAGGCCAAGGACCGCAAGAAGCAGCTGGCGAGGCTGGGACAAACCAGCACCCTGGACTTCACTCCACTGAGCCTCGACAAACTGGAGCCAGAGTTT ggaccCTGCAGGAGACGACTGGATAATCTCATTCAGAGCATGAAGGACACTTCTAGGGTTTtggctctctctctttacatcCCCAACTGTGACAAGAAGGGCTTTTTCAAGCGTAAACAG TGCAAGCCGTCTCGTGGTCGGAGGAGGGGGATTTGCTGGTGTGTCGACCGCTTTGGTGTGAAAATCCCTGGCATCAACTATGCCGGCGGAGACCTGCAGTGCAAAGAGCtcgacagcagcagcaacagcaacgAATGA